A stretch of Bordetella petrii DNA encodes these proteins:
- a CDS encoding MmgE/PrpD family protein produces MDDLETWKKLAREHRGVTQELAAFIAGIRPGDIPGKTRNILDDALVDALGCGLYGLTTPWGRIMAEFAREQQGPAEAALWGGGARVSAVNTVLAGGTAIHSFDFDDHSRAKIHPGALVVPVVLALAERQGAGGGLVLAGMAAGYEAMNRVSQAFNPSRTRMRGWHLTGTAGTFAAAAAACVMLGLDAGTTASALGLAGTQSAGTWAFTADGGMSKRMHPGRSAQAGLMAALLAQRGFAGPRYILEAEDGGLMFGMSDTPRPAMLVEGLGRRWHSDETCFKPHACCGSNHACVDAVLDLMREHGLTPADIERVVAGVANVVNTQTGFEYRADSVLNAQMSLRYNIAVAMFDGQAYLEQFTPQRIAEPQVVALSRRVEIEIDPEIDRAYPEIYGGKVSLVTRQGTTLTRKVDYSRGMPENPMSRGEIDGKFMSLASAAVGADSAAAVLEAARGMFDAGSATPLADLLARARVGGTADLPVTA; encoded by the coding sequence GTGGACGATCTGGAAACCTGGAAGAAACTGGCGCGCGAGCATCGCGGCGTGACCCAGGAACTGGCGGCTTTCATCGCGGGGATCAGGCCCGGCGACATTCCCGGCAAGACCCGGAATATTCTGGACGATGCCCTGGTGGATGCGCTGGGCTGCGGCCTGTACGGGCTGACCACGCCATGGGGCCGCATCATGGCCGAGTTCGCCCGCGAGCAGCAGGGCCCGGCCGAGGCCGCCCTGTGGGGCGGCGGCGCGCGGGTAAGCGCGGTCAACACCGTGCTGGCCGGCGGCACCGCCATTCACAGCTTCGACTTTGACGACCACAGCCGCGCCAAGATCCATCCGGGCGCGCTGGTGGTGCCCGTGGTACTGGCGCTGGCCGAACGCCAGGGCGCCGGCGGCGGCCTGGTGCTGGCGGGCATGGCCGCCGGCTACGAAGCCATGAACCGCGTCAGCCAGGCGTTCAACCCGAGCCGTACGCGCATGCGCGGCTGGCACCTGACCGGCACGGCGGGCACCTTCGCCGCCGCCGCCGCCGCGTGCGTGATGCTCGGGCTCGATGCCGGCACCACGGCCAGCGCGCTGGGCCTGGCCGGCACGCAGTCGGCGGGCACCTGGGCCTTCACGGCCGACGGCGGGATGAGCAAGCGCATGCATCCCGGCCGGTCAGCACAGGCGGGCCTGATGGCCGCGCTGCTGGCGCAGCGCGGTTTCGCCGGCCCGCGCTACATTCTGGAAGCCGAGGACGGCGGATTGATGTTCGGCATGTCCGACACGCCGCGTCCGGCCATGCTGGTCGAGGGCCTGGGCCGCCGCTGGCATTCCGACGAGACCTGCTTCAAGCCGCACGCCTGCTGCGGCAGCAACCACGCCTGCGTCGACGCGGTGCTGGACCTGATGCGCGAGCATGGGCTGACGCCCGCCGACATCGAGCGCGTAGTGGCCGGCGTGGCCAATGTGGTCAACACGCAAACGGGCTTCGAATACCGGGCCGATTCGGTGCTGAACGCCCAGATGAGCCTGCGCTACAACATTGCCGTGGCCATGTTCGACGGCCAGGCCTACCTGGAGCAGTTCACCCCGCAGCGCATTGCCGAGCCGCAGGTGGTGGCCTTGTCCCGGCGCGTGGAAATCGAGATCGATCCGGAGATCGACCGCGCCTATCCGGAGATCTACGGCGGCAAGGTCTCACTGGTTACCAGACAGGGCACGACGCTGACCCGCAAGGTCGACTATTCGCGCGGCATGCCGGAAAACCCCATGTCGCGCGGCGAGATCGACGGCAAGTTCATGTCGCTGGCCTCGGCCGCCGTGGGCGCCGATTCGGCCGCCGCCGTGCTGGAGGCCGCGCGCGGCATGTTCGATGCCGGCTCGGCAACGCCGCTGGCCGACCTGCTGGCGCGCGCGCGCGTGGGCGGCACGGCCGACTTGCCTGTCACGGCGTGA
- a CDS encoding sulfite exporter TauE/SafE family protein, translating into MAFVPPEITPVFAAILVITSFLTSALTAAMGLGGGVAMLAVLSLGLPVTSVLPVHGVVQMGSNSGRVIIQRRHLVAPVLLWFALGSAAGVALGASVVVSIPDALAKGALALFILWSVYRKKPSATARRHGKAYFVLGGAVSSFCTMLVGATGPLVAALLARTGLIKQPLVATHAACMVIQHGMKILVFGTLGFAYAQWSPLIATMIASGVAGTWVGTRTLDNLPEATFRLGFKIVMTAASLHMIWQAF; encoded by the coding sequence ATGGCCTTTGTTCCACCCGAGATCACGCCCGTCTTTGCCGCCATCCTGGTGATCACCAGTTTTCTGACCTCGGCGTTGACGGCCGCGATGGGCCTGGGCGGGGGCGTGGCCATGCTGGCCGTGCTCAGCCTGGGCCTGCCGGTGACCAGCGTGCTGCCCGTACATGGCGTGGTGCAAATGGGCTCGAACAGCGGGCGCGTCATCATCCAGCGCCGCCACCTGGTGGCCCCGGTGCTGCTGTGGTTCGCCTTGGGCAGCGCGGCCGGCGTCGCGCTGGGTGCCTCGGTGGTGGTCAGCATCCCCGACGCGCTGGCCAAGGGGGCGCTGGCGCTGTTCATTTTGTGGTCGGTGTACCGCAAGAAGCCCAGCGCCACGGCCCGGCGCCACGGCAAGGCCTATTTCGTGCTGGGCGGGGCGGTATCCAGTTTCTGCACCATGCTGGTGGGCGCCACCGGCCCGCTGGTGGCCGCGCTGCTGGCCCGCACCGGCCTGATCAAGCAGCCGCTGGTGGCCACGCACGCGGCGTGCATGGTGATCCAGCACGGCATGAAGATCCTGGTCTTCGGCACGCTGGGCTTTGCCTACGCACAATGGAGCCCGCTGATCGCAACAATGATCGCCAGCGGCGTGGCCGGCACCTGGGTGGGCACGCGCACCCTGGACAACCTGCCCGAGGCCACATTCCGGCTGGGCTTCAAGATCGTCATGACCGCGGCCAGCCTGCACATGATCTGGCAGGCTTTCTGA